In Archocentrus centrarchus isolate MPI-CPG fArcCen1 chromosome 21, fArcCen1, whole genome shotgun sequence, the following are encoded in one genomic region:
- the usp9 gene encoding ubiquitin carboxyl-terminal hydrolase 9X isoform X2 has protein sequence MTATTRGSPVGGNDSQGQGQAPDAQSQPTLPQNQTSSPNSSNENSPVSPPDDQGQGDGPPQLEEEEPAFPHTDLAKLDDMINRPRWVVPVLPKGELEVLLEAAIDLSKKGLDVKCEACQRFFRDGLTISFTKILTDEAVSGWKFEIHRCIINNTHRLVELCVAKLSQDWFPLLELLAMATNPHCKFHIYNGTRPSETVPAGAQLADDELYARPPDPRSPKGWLVDLINKFGTLNGFQILHDRFMSGQALNVQIIAALIKPFGQCYEFLTLHTVKKYFLPVIEMVPQFLENLTDEELKKEAKNEAKNDALSMIIKSLKNLASRVPGQEETVKNLEIFRLKMILRLLQISSFNGKMNALNEVNKVISSVSYYTHRHNPEEEEWLTAERMAEWIQQNHILSIVLRDSLHQPQYVEKLEKILRFVIKEKALTMQDLDNIWAAQAGKHEAIVKNVHDLLAKLAWDFSPEQLDHLFDCFKASWTNASKKQREKLLELIRRLAEDDKDGVMAHKVLNLLWNLAHSDDVPVDIMDQALSAHIKILDYSCSQDRDTQKIQWIDRFIEELRTNDKWVIPALKQIREICSLFGEAPQNLRKKMPIYIQTNLVGQTQRSPHVFYRHDLINQLQHNHALVTLVAENLSAYMETMRQLSKEEQAEFDPQTVRPGSRYSHVQEVQERLNFLRFLLKDGQLWLCAPQAKQIWKCLAENAVFLCDREACFKWYSKLMGDEPDLDPDINKDFFENNVLQLDPSLLTENGMKCFERFFKAVNCREGKLVAKRRAYMMDDLELIGLDYLWRVVIQGSDDIANRAIDLLKEIYTNLGPKLQVNQVEIHEDFIQSCFDRLKASYDTLCVLDGDKDSINCARQEAIRMVRVLTVLKEYINECDSDYHEERTILPMSRAFRGKHITLIVRFPNQGRQVDDLDIWSHTNDTIGSVRRGILNRIKANAAHTKIELFIGGEVVDPADDRKLIGQLNLKDKTLITAKLTQVSANMPSSPDSSSDSSTGSPGNHGNHYSDGPNPEVESCLPGVIMSLHLRYISFLWQVADLGCNLNMPLLRDGARDLMKLMPPDNTTVENLRAVCLDHAKLGENSLSPSLDSRFFGPSPSQVLYLIEVVYALLMPASATLGEDASDFQYNFLKSGGLPLVLSMLTRNNFLPSADMETRRGAYLNALKIAKLLLTAVGFGHVKAVAEACQPNAEGNIPVSPINQATHDQALVLQNALQNIPNPASECMLRNVAIRLAQQISDEASKYIPDICVIRAIQKIVWASGCGTVQLVFSSNEEISKIYEKTNAAKEPDGEDEQVCCEALEVMTLCFALMPTALDTLSKEKAWQTFIIDLLLHCHSKSVRQMAQEQFFLMATRCCMGHRPLLFFITLLFTVLGSTAKERAKHAGDYFTLLRHLLNYAYNSNINLPNAEVLLNNEIDWLKRIRDEVKRTGETGVEETILEGHLGVTKELLAFQTPEKKYYIGCEKGGANLIRELIDDFIFPASNVYLQYMKTGEFPTEQAIPVCSTPASINAGFELLVALAVGCVRNLKQIVDTLTDMYYLGCETLTEWEYLPPVGPRPNKGFVGLKNAGATCYMNSVIQQLYMIPPIRNGILAIEGTGTDVDDDMSGDEKQENESNVDPRDEVFSYHHQFDDKPSSKSEDRKEYNIGVLRHLQVIFGHLAASRLQYYVPRGFWKQFRLWGEPVNLREQHDALEFFNSLVDSLDEALKALGHPAMLSKVLGGSFADQKICQGCPHRYECEESFTTLNVDIRNHQNLLDSMEQYVKGDLLEGANAYHCEKCNKKVDTVKRLLIKKLPPVLAIQLKRFDYDWERECAIKFNDYFEFPRELDMEPYTVAGVAKLEGDDVNPENQVIQQNEPSEPTPPGSSKYRLVGVLVHSGQASGGHYYSYIIQRNGGDGEKNRWYKFDDGDVTECKMDDEEEMKNQCFGGEYMGEVFDHMMKRMSYRRQKRWWNAYILFYERMDSMDKDSELVKYISDLNISSTKPHQVKMPGVIECSVRKQNVQFMHNRMQYSLEYFQFIKKLLTCNSVYLNPPPGQDHLLPEAEEIAMISAQLAARFLFSTGFHTKKVVRGPASDWYDALCILLRHSKNVRYWFAHNVLFAYPNRFSEYLLECPSAEVRGAFAKLIVFIAHFSLQDGPCPSPTASPGPSAQGCDNLSLSDHLLRAVLNLLRREVSEHGRHLQQYFNLFVMYANLGLAEKTQLLKLNVPATFMLVALDEGPGPPIKYQYAELGKLYTVVSQLVRCCDVSSRMQSSINGNPPLPNPYGDTNLTSPVMPVQQLVAEILFVRTSYVKKIIEDCSNSEETVKLLRFSCWENPQFSSTVLSELLWQVAYSYTYELRPYLDLLLQILLIEDSWQTHRIHNALKGIPDDRDGLFDTIQRSKNHYQKRAYQCIKCMVALFSNCSVAYQILQSNGDLKRKWTWAVEWLGDELERRPYTGNPQYTYNNWSPPVQSNETSNGYFLERSHSARMTLAKACELCPEELKCTQGSPGKEPDEQEAPDDQDSSPPEDTSLYPHSPGTAQFQQNNHPHGQPYTGPAAQHMNNPQRPGPASAPTPGPTQTPTPGPGPTPGTGPRAQENWEGTEEVAPAPTSTPAPAPPKE, from the exons ATGACGGCCACCACGCGTGGCTCTCCGGTGGGGGGCAATGACAGTCAGGGCCAGGGCCAGGCACCTGATGCTCAGAGCCAACCCACACTGCCACAGAACCAG ACATCATCTCCTAACTCATCTAATGAGAACTCTCCAGTGAGCCCACCAGATGACCAGGGCCAGGGAGATGGTCCCCCTCAGCTGGAAGAGGAAGAGCCAGCTTTTCCTCACACTGACCTAGCCAAGCTCGATGACATGATCAACAG GCCTCGTTGGGTTGTTCCAGTTTTGCCAAAAGGAGAGTTAGAAGTCCTCTTGGAAGCTGCTATAGACCTGAGTAAAAAAG GACTGGATGTGAAGTGTGAGGCATGTCAGAGGTTTTTCCGAGATGGTCTGACCATTTCCTTCACAAAAATCCTCACAGACGAGGCAGTCAGTGGTTGGAAGTTTGAGATTCAT aGGTGTATCATTAACAACACACACCGGTTGGTGGAGCTGTGTGTGGCCAAGCTCTCTCAGGACTGGTTTCCTCTACTGGAGCTGCTGGCGATGGCCACCAACCCTCATTGCAAGTTCCACATCTACAATGGCACACGGCCCTCTGAGACTGTCCCTGCTGGAGCACAGCTGGCTGACGATGAACTCTACGCCCGACCACCAGACCCACGATCTCCCAAG GGCTGGTTGGTGGACTTAATAAACAAATTTGGCACGTTAAACGGGTTTCAAATTTTGCACGATCGCTTCATGAGCGGCCAAGCGCTGAACGTCCAGATCATCGCTGCACTTATCAA gCCTTTTGGCCAGTGTTACGAGTTCCTCACGTTGCACACAGTAAAGAAGTACTTCCTTCCTGTCATCGAGATGGTTCCCCAGTTTCTAGAGAATCTCACAGATGAGGAGCTAAAGAAAGAGGCCAAGAATGAAGCCAAAAATGACGCACTGTCCATGATAATCAAGTCTCTGAAGAATCTGGCATCTCGTGTACCAGGGCAGGAGGAGACTGTGAAGAATTTAGAGATTTTTAGGTTAAAAATGATTCTTAG GTTATTGcaaatttcttcttttaatgGCAAAATGAATGCACTAAATGAAGTTAACAAGGTGATTTCCAGTGTGTCCTACTACACTCATCGGCATAAccccgaggaggaggagtggctGACTGCAGAACGTATGGCG GAATGGATCCAGCAGAACCACATCCTGTCCATTGTGCTGAGGGACAGTTTGCATCAGCCACAGTATGTAGAGAAACTGGAGAAGATCCTTCGCTTCGTTATCAAAGAGAAAGCGCTTACCATGCAGGATCTGGACAACATCTGGGCTGCACAG GCCGGTAAACACGAGGCCATCGTCAAAAATGTCCACGACCTGTTGGCTAAGCTGGCGTGGGACTTCTCGCCAGAGCAGCTTGATCACCTTTTCGACTGTTTTAAG GCAAGCTGGACCAATGCCAGCAAGAAGCAGCGTGAAAAACTGCTGGAACTTATTCGCCGCTTGGCTGAGGATGATAAGGATGGGGTAATGGCCCACAAGGTCCTCAACTTGCTGTGGAACCTGGCACACAGCGATGATGTGCCTGTAGACATCATGGACCAGGCTCTCAGTGCTCACATCAAGATATTGGATTATAGTTGCTCACAG GATAGAGACACGCAGAAGATTCAATGGATTGATCGCTTCATAGAGGAGCTACGAACCAATGACAAATGGGTGATCCCTGCCCTGAAGCAAATCAGAGAAATCTGTAGCCTCTTTGGAGAAGCTCCTCAAAACCTTAG AAAGAAAATGCCAATTTACATACAAACGAACTTAGTGGG TCAAACTCAGAGAAGTCCTCATGTGTTTTACCGCCATGACCTGATCAACCAGCTGCAGCATAACCACGCTCTTGTCACGCTTGTGGCTGAGAACCTTTCAGCCTACATGGAGACCATGAGGCAATTGTCCAAAG AGGAACAAGCAGAGTTTGACCCCCAGACAGTTAGACCAGGAAGCCGCTACAGCCATGTCCAGGAAGTCCAGGAAAGGCTCAACTTCCTGAG GTTTCTGCTAAAGGATGGCCAGCTGTGGCTGTGTGCCCCTCAGGCTAAGCAGATCTGGAAGTGTCTGGCTGAGAACGCAGTGTTCCTCTGTGACCGGGAAGCCTGCTTTAAATG GTACTCCAAACTGATGGGTGATGAGCCAGACCTGGACCCAGACATCAATAAGGACTTCTTTGAGAACAATGTTTTGCAGTTAGATCCCTCTCTGCTGACAGAGAATGggatgaagtgctttgagaggttCTTCAAGGCTGTCAACTGCAGGGAGGGGAAACTAGTAGCGAAGCGCAGGGCCTACATGATGGATGACCTGGAATTAATAGGCTTGGACTATCTCTGGAGG GTGGTAATTCAAGGAAGTGATGACATTGCTAACCGAGCCATAGACCTGCTGAAAGAGATCTACACCAATCTCGGACCAAAACTACAAGTTAATCAG GTTGAAATTCATGAAGACTTCATCCAATCATGTTTTGACCGCCTGAAGGCATCCTATGACACCCTTTGTGTTTTGGATGGGGACAAAGACAGCATTAACTGTGCCCGTCAGGAGGCCATCCGCATGGTGCGAGTTCTCACTGTGCTAAAGGAGTACATCAATGAGTGTGACAGTGACTACCATGAGGAGAGGACTATATTGCCCATGTCAAG AGCTTTCCGTGGGAAGCACATCACATTGATTGTACGTTTCCCCAACCAAGGTCGTCAGGTGGATGATTTGGACATCTGGTCACACACCAATGACACAATTGGCTCAGTTCGGCGTGGCATTCTCAATAGGATAAAAGCTAATGCTGCCCATACCAAGATTGAGCTCTTTATTGGTGGAGAGGTTGTTGATCCAGCTGACGACAGGAAGCTGATTGGACAGCTCAATTTGAAGGACAAAACG CTTATCACAGCCAAGCTGACCCAGGTGAGTGCCAACATGCCCTCGAGTCCAGACAGCTCATCTGACTCATCCACTGGTTCTCCTGGTAACCACGGCAACCACTACAGTGATGGGCCCAACCCAGAGGTGGAGAGCTGTCTTCCGGGTGTG ATTATGTCGCTGCATCTGCGCTACATTTCCTTCCTGTGGCAGGTGGCTGACCTGGGGTGCAACCTCAACATGCCCCTGCTTAGAGATGGAGCTCGAGATCTTATGAAACTCATGCCCCCAG ATAACACTACAGTGGAGAATCTGAGAGCTGTGTGTCTGGACCATGCCAAGCTTGGCGAAAACAGCCTGAGTCCTTCACTGGACTCGCGTTTCTTTGGCCCCTCACCCTCACAAGTGCTCTACCTCATTGAG GTTGTGTATGCTTTGCTGATGCCAGCCAGTGCTACTTTGGGCGAGGACGCCAGCGACTTCCAGTACAACTTCTTGAAAAGCGGTGGTCTGCCCTTAGTTTTAAGCATGCTCACTAGGAACAACTTCCTCCCATCAGCCGACATGGAGACGCGGCGTGGGGCTTACCTCAATGCGCTCAAGATCGCCAAGCTTCTCCTGACTGCAGTAGGATTTGGACATGTGAAGGCTGTAGCTGAGGCCTGCCAGCCTAATGCTGAAGGAAATATTCCTGTCTCTCCG ATAAATCAGGCCACTCATGACCAGGCACTGGTCCTCCAGAATGCCCTGCAAAATATCCCCAACCCTGCCTCTGAATGCATGCTGCGAAATGTAGCCATTCGTCTTGCCCAGCAAATTTCTGATGAG GCATCGAAGTACATCCCGGACATTTGTGTGATCCGAGCTATTCAGAAAATAGTGTGGGCATCAGGCTGTGGTACAGTGCAGCTTGTTTTCAGCTCCAATGAGGAAATCAGCAAAATCTATGAGAAG ACAAATGCAGCAAAGGAACCAGATGGAGAGGATGAGCAGGTGTGCTGTGAGGCCCTGGAGGTGATGACACTGTGTTTCGCCCTCATGCCCACGGCTCTGGACACACTCAGTAAAGAGAAGGCTTGGCAGACCTTCATCATAGATTTGCTGCTACACTGCCACAGCAA ATCTGTGCGTCAAATGGCACAGGAGCAGTTCTTCCTTATGGCAACTAGGTGTTGTATGGGCCATCGACCCCTCCTCTTTTTTATCACCCTCCTCTTCACAGTACTAGGG agtACAGCCAAAGAGCGCGCCAAGCATGCTGGGGACTACTTTACGTTGCTCAGACATCTACTGAACTATGCCtacaacagcaacatcaaccTGCCAAATGCTGAGGTGCTGCTCAACAATGAGATCGACTGGCTGAAACGAATACGG GATGAGGTGAAGAGGACAGGAGAAACTGGTGTGGAGGAGACGATCCTGGAGGGCCATCTCGGGGTCACCAAAGAACTTCTTGCCTTCCAAACACCGGAGAAGAAGTATTACATCGGCTGTGAGAAGGGAGGAGCAAACCTCATTAGG gAGCTGATTGATGACTTCATCTTCCCAGCATCTAATGTTTATCTGCAGTACATGAAGACTGGCGAGTTCCCCACAGAGCAGGCCATCCCAGTGTGCAGCACTCCTGCTTCCATCAATGCTGGTTTTGAGCTTCTCGTGGCACTGGCTGTTGGCTGCGTCCGCAACTTGAAACAAATAGTCGACACTCTGACTGACATGTACTATTTAG GTTGTGAGACACTGACAGAGTGGGAGTACTTGCCTCCAGTGGGGCCGCGGCCCAACAAAGGCTTTGTAGGTCTGAAGAACGCCGGGGCCACCTGTTACATGAACTCTGTCATTCAGCAGCTGTACATGATCCCTCCTATCCGCAATGGTATCCTTGCCATTGAGGGCACAGGCACGGATGTGGATGATGACATGTCAGGGGATGAGAAGCAGGAGAATGAG AGTAACGTAGATCCTCGTGATGAGGTGTTCAGCTACCATCACCAGTTTGATGATAAACCTTCCAGTAAGTCAGAAGACAGGAAAGAATACAACATCGGTGTACTGCGTCACCTACAGGTCATCTTTGGCCACCTGGCTGCATCCAGACTGCAGTACTATGTCCCCAGGGGATTCTGGAAACAGTTCAG GTTATGGGGTGAGCCAGTTAACTTGAGGGAACAGCATGATGCACTGGAGTTTTTCAATTCTTTGGTGGACAGTTTAGACGAGGCTCTAAAGGCACTGGGCCACCCTGCCATGCTCAGTAAGGTGCTGGGAGGATCTTTTGCTGACCAGAAGATCTGCCAAGGATGCCCCCACAG ATATGAGTGTGAGGAGTCGTTCACAACCCTCAACGTAGACATTAGAAACCACCAGAACCTGCTGGACTCCATGGAGCAATATGTAAAAGGAGATCTGCTGGAAGGGGCCAACGCCTACCACTGTGAGAAGTGTAATAAGAAG GTGGACACAGTGAAGCGTCTGCTGATCAAGAAGCTGCCTCCTGTCCTGGCTATCCAGCTGAAGCGCTTCGATTACGACTGGGAGAGGGAGTGTGCCATCAAGTTTAATGACTATTTTGAGTTCCCCCGGGAGCTTGATATGGAGCCGTACACAGTAGCGGGTGTGGCCAAGCTAGAGGGCGATGATGTAAATCCAGAAAACCAGGTGATCCAACAGAACGAACCCTCTGAACCGACGCCACCAGGCAGCTCCAAGTACCGCCTGGTGGGAGTGCTGGTCCACTCAGGTCAGGCCAGTGGCGGACACTACTATTCCTACATAATCCAGAGGAACGGGGGTGACGGAGAGAAAAACCGCTGGTATAAATTTGATGATGGTGATGTGACTGAGTGCAAGATGGACGatgaggaggagatgaagaacCAGTGCTTTGGAGGGGAATACATGGGCGAGGTGTTTGATCATATGATGAAAAGGATGTCGTACCGGAGGCAGAAACGCTGGTGGAATGCCTACATCCTGTTCTACGAGCGTATGGACTCAATGGACAAGGACAGCGAGCTTGTCAAATACATCTCAGACTTGAATATCTCCTCCACTAAGCCGCATCAGGTCAAGATGCCTGGTGTTATCGAGTGCAGCGTCCGCAAGCAGAACGTCCAGTTCATGCACAACCGAATGCAATACAGCCTGGAATATTTCCAGTTCATTAAGAAACTTCTGACCTGTAACAGTGTCTATTTAAACCCTCCTCCAG GACAAGACCACCTTCTGCCAGAGGCAGAGGAGATTGCTATGATAAGTGCTCAGCTGGCTGCTAGGTTTCTCTTCAGCACAGGTTTTCACACCAAGAAAGTAGTACGGGGTCCTGCCAGTGACTG GTATGACGCCCTTTGCATCCTGTTGAGACACAGTAAGAATGTACGCTACTGGTTTGCACACAACGTTCTGTTTGCTTACCCTAACCGGTTCTCTGAGTACCTGCTTGAGTGCCCGAGTGCTGAGGTCCGTGGTGCATTTGCCAAGCTCATCGTCTTCATCGCTCACTTCTCCCTGCAAGACGGCCCCTGCCCCTCCCCGACCGCCTCGCCTGGACCCTCTGCTCAG GGCTGTGATAACCTCAGTCTAAGTGACCACTTATTGAGAGCTGTCCTCAACCTACTCAGACGAGAGGTTTCTGAACACGGCCGTCACCTGCAGCAGTACTTCAACCTCTTTGTCATGTACGCCAATCTGG GCCTGGCTGAAAAGACCCAACTGCTGAAGCTGAATGTTCCTGCTACCTTCATGTTGGTCGCTCTGGATGAGGGACCTGGCCCTCCAATTAAGTACCAGTATGCTGAGCTGGGCAAGCTCTACACTGTTGTCTCTCAGCTGGTCCGCTGTTGTGACGTCTCCTCACGCATGCAGTCCTCCATCAATg gtaaTCCGCCTCTTCCTAACCCATATGGGGACACCAACCTGACCTCTCCGGTGATGCCTGTGCAGCAGCTGGTTGCAGAGATCCTGTTTGTGAGGACGAGTTACGTGAAGAAGATCATTGAGGACTGCAGCAACTCTGAGGAAACAGTGAAGCTGCTTCGCTTCAGCTGTTGGGAGAACCCTCAGTTCTCCTCCACTGTGCTCAGTGAGCTGCTCTGGCAG GTGGCGTACTCGTACACCTATGAGCTGAGGCCTTACCTGGACTTGCTGCTACAAATCCTGCTCATCGAAGACTCCTGGCAAACACACAG GATTCACAATGCGCTGAAGGGCATTCCCGATGACAGAGATGGACTTTTTGACACCATCCAGCGCTCCAAGAACCACTATCAGAAACGAGCCTATCAGTGCATCAAGTGCATGGTGGCCCTTTTCAGTAACTGCTCTGTGGCTTACCAGATCTTACAG AGTAACGGTGACCTGAAGCGAAAGTGGACGTGGGCAGTGGAGTGGTTGGGCGATGAGCTGGAGAGGAGGCCATACACAGGAAATCCACAGTACACCTACAATAACTGGTCCCCTCCTGTTCAAAGCAATGAGACCTCCAACGGATATTTCCTGGAGCGCTCTCACAGTGCACGTATGACACTGGCCAAGGCTTGTGAGCTCTGTCCTGAGGAG CTCAAGTGTACTCAGGGAAGCCCAGGGAAG